The DNA window TCGGTCTTGATCCCTGTTTACCCAACGATTCTTGTTCTGGGCTGTATTAGGGGGAAATTCCGCACCGTAAAACAGTATGGAGTTGGTTTAAACAAGTTAGAATGGCAGCCTTTATTACAGTCAATACGTAATCAGACTCCAGTATTTATCCTGGAAATAATGGGCCAGGGTCCGTTTATGCAAAATCATAGGTAAACCCTTGAAATAACATTGGAACACATTGGAGCTGGGAGTGTAGTTCAGTGGGTAGAGAACTTTTCTGGGACTCAAAAAGccatgagttccatccccagcactgcataaaccaggcttggtggtgcatgcctgtgatcccagcacttgggaggtggaggaaggaggatcagaagttcaaggtcatccccagctacatagcaaggctgAGACTCACCTAGGCAAGACTCCTCTCCCCACAAAAACAGTGGgaagtatttaaatatatatagtgTTTAATGTGGTCAGTTGGTATGACGAATAGTGGCTGCACACCAGGGAAACTCTGAAGTTAGGGGGTGCTGGTATCTCTCACAATACAGATTTCCCTTCTTTCTGGATTCCAGAACCTATAAAAGTTCAGACTGTGGTACACGCCAATAATCCCAACTCTGGGctgatggagacaggaggatgcctgaGGCAGACTtgccaaccagcctagcctaaCTGGCAAGTtccagatcctgtctccaaaaacaagtgttgcagcctttaatcccagcagaggtaggtTGAGCTCTgtaagtcccaggccagccagggctacatagtgagaccctgccttaagaACAGCACATGAGGCTTTGCAGACACTGCTGTCCCCTGTTGCCTCTTCCTGCAGCCATGGTCAACCCCACCGTGTTCTTTGACATCATGGCCGATGGCGAGCCCTTGGGCAGCGTCTCCTTCAAGTTATTTGCAGACAAAGTTCTAAAGACAGCAGAAAACTTTCTCACTCTGAGAATTGGAGAGAAAGGATTTGGAGATAAGGATTCCTCCTTTCACAGATTTATCGCAGGATTCATGTGCCAGGGTGGTGACTTCACATGCCATAATGGCACTGGTGGCAGGTCCATCTACGGAGAGAAATTTGAGGATGAGAACTTCATCCTGATGCATACAGGTCCTAGCATCTTGTCCATGGCAAATGCTGGACCAAACACAAATGGTTCCCAGTTTTTAATCTGCACCACCAAGGCTGAGTGGCTGGATGGCAAACATGTGGCCTTTGGGAAGGTGAAAGAAGGCACGAACATTGTGGAAGCCATGGAGCATTTCTGGTCCAGGAATGGCAAGATCAGCAAGAAGATCACCATTTCCAACTGTGGGCAACTCTTTTGACTTGTGGGCTTCTTACCTACCAGACCATTCCTTCTGTAGCTCAGGAGAGCATCCCCACCCCATCTGCTCACAATGCCTTGTAATCTCTGCTCTCGCTGAAATTCTTCGGGTTCCATattttcctctgtctcctccaagTCTAGCTGAATTGCAGAGTTAAGTTTatgattatgaaataaaaactaagtaagaaaaaaaagaatagcaccCGAGGAGCATCACTCACTGGAGGTcatcctctagcctccacatgtacCCACCTGTGCTTGCACACctgcatacacagacatgcatacatgcatgcgtaacaaaagaaaagaaaaaaatagataaaacattAAACAGAAGTTAGgtggctgaggagatgactcagtgggtaaaggcacaaGCAtcagggcctgagttcaaatccttaggACCCACACATAAAGCTGGACACAGCTATGCAAGCCTTTAACCTCAGTATTGGAAAGTGGGGACAGGCAGGTCTGAGAGCTTGGATACAAGCCTCGCTGAAGTGGCAAGTTTTcagttcagtaagagaccttgtcttaagacAATAAGGCAGAGAGTAATAGAGGAAAATCCTAGATGCCCTGCTTTGGCCTCTGCATATGTGGTTATAGGTATATCACACTCGtgtgcatgcaacacacacacgcacatgcacacacacgagtTTTATTGTGGAGATATGAGGGAGGCAACTACTTTGCTAGGAAGTGTAATGATTTCCCTGCACAGCAACTACACTGATTCTCCTTCATACCCTATTTGCTAGCTGATATTTTTCCAGGCTTAACAGGTCGGGTGTAGCTCCATGGTAAACATTCAGctagtatgcacaaggccctgggttcaatgctcAATACTATAggcaatagcagcagcagcaacaacaacaaaaaaaccttccaaaatgtttatatttttaaaaacattttattttaaattatgtgtatatgcatgtgtccaTATGGggatatgtgtgcatgcgtgcagatgccctcagagtccagaaaagAGCTTTgtatcccctagagctggagttataagcagttaTGAGCAGCTCAGCCTGGGGCATGAAgtaaggtcctctgcaaggacagcaagtgctttaaccacgGAGTCCCTCTTCTGAGATATATCTGTTTAGAAATGTTCTGGTATCTCtccagtgctaagaggaaaaatAATGTGGCAAGTCCATGGAGCTGTTTGTAGGCAGCCTGACCCTTCCTCATGCCCCAGCTGTGCTCAGTAACCCATCTTCCCTGGCCTGATGCAGATAAGTGTTCCCCTGTCTCCATGCTAgcttctcctctctgtctgtacCTGGGAGATCTTCCTGAGATGCAAACCTCATCATCTAATTgcatatgtgcacgtgtgtgtgtgtgtgtgtgtgtgtgtgtgtgtgtgtgtgtgtgtgtgtgcatgtgctcatgcacatgtgtacatgtgtgacaGCAATGGGCTTGGAGGTCAGCAGTTAATATTAGATGTCTTCTTCAACCATTTTCACCTTATTATTTTCCCTCACATTTATgtttattaaaaaacaacagccaggaccaggcgttggtggcgcacgcctttaatcccagcacccgggaggcagaagcaggcggatctctgtgagttcgaggccaacctggcctccagatcaagtgccaggataggctccaaagctacacagagaaactctgtcttgaaaaacaaaagaacaaacaaacaaacaaacaaaaaaaaaaaccagccaggcagtggtgacacacacctttaatcccagcactcaggaggcagagacaggtagatctttgtgagtttgaggccagcctggtctacagggtaaaTAGCTTTCCAAGACAAAGCTattatgtagagaaaccctgtctcaaaacacaaacaaacaaacaagaaaaccaaccaacaaaacctGTGCAAAAATATTCCAAATTGCTCATCACTTTGAAACAGTCATCTAGAGAAATATTATCACCTCAGACCTCTTCTTCCTCTGCTACAGCCAcggcctcttcctctccttcaacCTTGATGCCTTCCTGTAAcagctttcttttgtaagatgtCATGTTAGGTCAACATCCACAGGAGGCGCTTGCAGAGGTAAGCTCTCTGGTAGAACACGGCATCAAATGCTGTTTCGTCTGCTACTGAATGCTTTCAGGATACAGGTCCTGTGTTCTTCAGGTTCTTTCCCTTAGCCTTCAGATGTTACAGTTTCATGATTCAGTTTCGTTAAGAATCTCATGGGATTCATCCTGGCGTGGTCATCTCCCTCCTAGTCTGGATTGTACACAGAATGCAACTACCATAGACTGTCTACTAATATGAATGGCTAAAGAGAACCTGCAGGGGAAACGTGAGATGGCCGCCCCCAGAGACTCCAGGAGTGCTTTGAGCTTTCTCCacattgctattttaaaaacttatttgttgattcattgattcattcagttagagatagatagatagatagatagatagatagatagatagatagacgtgtttgtatatgtgtgtgcatgtgtaagcaCGTTCACACCATGCCacacatatagaggtcagaggtcagccctTCAGAGTTAGGtctcttctaccatatgggtcctgggaactgacctcaggttgtcagggttggcAGCTGGTACTTTTACCTGCTGCGCTGTCTCATCAGCTCTTCaccttactttttttgtttgtttgtttcatctcaGGAGTGCTGTCAATCAGTGCTTTCACcttacattttgagacaaggtctctcactgaatccgaACCTCACCAGTTGGATTGCTGGACTGGCTGGACTGACTAGTGAGCCCCGGACatccccatctccacctccctggctttttctgtgtgttctgggaCTCAGACTCAGGCACTCAGGTTTGCatgacaaacactttactgacaaAGCCATCTCCAAGCTCCTGTATGTGGGTTTGTCTGtttatcttgttttgtctttttggttaATGATGGGTAAAGATAAAAACAAGGcaaaatcaatatataaaaacatgTACAATAATGCTAGGAGTCAGGTAAATATATGAGCTTCCTAGTGGCCAGAACCAGGAAGGAGGATGGTTAGTCTTGTACACCAGCTGCCTGGAGCCTGGTGTCTCAAAGTGACTTCTCTTTTAGCTCCAGAAAACATGGTGTCATGGGCATGAGGACGCCTGTCCTCATCATCTCTCCTTGAGGTGAGTTTCTGTAggttcttctttcattttaaatcttcattctgttcatccttccttcctttttggtgtcttcttgtattttctgagacaggctggcctggagctagTGAGTTCCACTAacagcccaggcttgccttgaagcTGCAGCAATCCTCTCCCCTCAGTCTGCTGAGGGCTGGCATAATAGATGTGAGCCACAAACCAAAGCTTTGAAGCTGCTTTTTGAATGGCATAGGCAAAGCACTTGGTTGACAACATGACAAAATGGAATTCAACAGGTTCCTGTCTCCAGGGTGGGTCAGACAGGCTAGTGCTGGTTTGTCACCAATAAGGTGTGGAGGTAAATTCAGAGTGTCAGTCATGTCAGGGATAAGGGCACAGTTCCATGTCACTGCCCTCTGCAGCCTGGGTTCTCttaatccagtggttctcaacctgtgggtcatgacccctctgGGGGAGGGGTTCAAACATCCCTTTCATAGGGATCACACATTGGATATCTTGCATGCCAGACATTAATATCACGattcataacaataacaaaattacagttatgaagtagcgacGAAAACAAAGTTATGGTTTACGTCggcacatgaggaactgtattaaagggttgcagcactaggaaggttgagagtcacTGCTACAGAGACCTAGACTCGAGTAAAATCAGATCCTTGGCTGCGATGCCGAGAAGAGTTTCAGAATGAGCCAGCGTGTTAgttctgtttctgttgctgtggtaagacaccgtggccaaggcaacttaaggaagaaagagttcacttgggtttacagtttcagagggggaGTCCATAACTGtgagaaaggcatggcagcaggcagccagaGCAATAAGCTAAGAGGTCATATCCTCAGCTGCAAATATGAAACAGAGTGAACTGGAAGTTGTGGTGGCGCCCACCCCTGtgatgtgcttcctccagcaaggcttcacCTCCTAAAAGTTCTAGGCTCCCCCAAACAGTCACCAGCTGGGACCCAGTGGTctaatatgtgagcctatggggataTTTcttctcaaaccaccacagcatagGTCGGGTTTATTAAAAATAGCacaacggggctggagagatgggtcagtggctCAGAGCATTTGCT is part of the Cricetulus griseus strain 17A/GY chromosome 5, alternate assembly CriGri-PICRH-1.0, whole genome shotgun sequence genome and encodes:
- the LOC100759211 gene encoding peptidyl-prolyl cis-trans isomerase A-like is translated as MVNPTVFFDIMADGEPLGSVSFKLFADKVLKTAENFLTLRIGEKGFGDKDSSFHRFIAGFMCQGGDFTCHNGTGGRSIYGEKFEDENFILMHTGPSILSMANAGPNTNGSQFLICTTKAEWLDGKHVAFGKVKEGTNIVEAMEHFWSRNGKISKKITISNCGQLF